The genomic region ATTTAGGGCCAAACGTGCTTCACTTGGGAATGTTAGTTCCTGATCTAAATATCCAACAGGATATTCTTGACTTCAATTAAAACCTGGGCAGAAGATGCATAAAAATTAGCTTTATCAGATTTGTACAAACTAGTTTTAAGCTGttctacaaaatcattaacaatataaagaaaatttgtcataaatttatgAATTAAATAGTAAACTTACTCTTTCTTTATTGGTGGTTAAACAATCAACATCAGGTGTACAGGAGATGAAGATCACAAAATGTCTTATTTTGTACGAtacaatttttctttgaatgtttgaGAAAGGGAGTCAATAATTTTATCCATAATTCTGAAACATTTTACACTCCAAGATTTGCTGAAACATAACACCCAAATCAGAGTTGAAAATCCAAATGTATAGCCCATTCCCATTCCCAAATCCCACCATATATCTTCCTCAAATACTTCTTTATTTTTTTCATCGTCACTGGAAGAAGCAATATGATTTTCTGAACATGACACATTGATTTGTAGGCCACATAGATCTAAATTGTTGGAAAATGAGGAAGAATCAAATGTCATCATTTGTCCTCCTTGCGGTATCACTCCTGATAGATTATTATGGGACACATCAAAGTAGCTCAAATATGTAAGATATTGCAGCTCAGCAGGAAACACCCCACACAATTCATTTTTGGAAAGATCAAGTGATTCTAGCTGTACCATACTTCCCAAAGATTTTGGAATCTCACCGCTGAATTGATTTCTTGAAACATTTAGAATTATCAATCCTTTGAGGGATTCAATATCCCAAGGTATTTTACCTGATAAATTGTTGTATGATAGATCAAGAGATTTTACTAATCTCAAAGTTCTCGCATACTCCATATCTTGTGCTTTGTTCTTAATGATTATGCTATCTATATAAATCCTACCAACATTTGTAGTATTTAATTCAATAGTTTCTGTATTTTCTGTCTGATTTGCCATTGCACTTGACTTCATAAAACCACTTCGAATAATGCCTGAAAATTTGTTGCTTGACATATCCAATATCTGAAGATTTTGCAAATTGGATAGTTCTGATGGTATTTGCCCAACAAATATATTCGACTTTAATACTAAGATGCGAAGCTTTTTCAAGTTTTCAATCCAAGTAGAAATGCCCCCATGAATATTGTTATTCCTCAGATCTAAGATTTCCAAAGAACTACAATTTCCGAGAGATGATGGTATATTCCCTTTTAGCCCATTGAGACCAAGTTTCAATGTTTCTAGATAAGTCATATTCCCAAATATACTAGGAATTGTGCCCTTGAGATCATTATTTTCTAGATTTAACATGGACAATCTAGAGCATTGATCTAAACTTGAGGGAATCTTACCTTTAAGCCTATTATTTGACAAGTCTAAAATTTACAAATTTCTTGACTCACAAATAGAATGTGGAATGACACCACTCAAATTGTTTTTCGACAATGACAGAAATGAAAGACTTTGTCCATATTTACCAATTCCTGATGGAATGGGTCCATCAAATAGATTCTCTGAAAGATTCACATTTTGTAGAGGGAGGAAAATATTTCCTTGTAACTGATTATTATGCAAATCAATAGTTGAGCTTTGATGATAATTATGTTCAAAACCAAGTGGCTTCAAGGGTAAACTACCCACAAATTGGTTAGAAGAGAGGTTGACATAATAAAGGGGCATGGAATCCCATAGCCAATTAGGAATATTTCCAGTGAGAGAGTTTTGAGAAAAATCTAGATAGTGTAACAAGTATTGGGTTGAAATGAAAGCTGGAAAACCCCCTTGTATATTACAAGATCCCAAATATAAGTATTGAAGTTGAAAATTGGGAATATAAGTGTCATTGGCTTTTATAGTCAACATATTCCTTGAAAGATATAATCCTTGAATATTGGGTATTTTATCAAAAAAAGAAAACGTGTAATCTCCTTTTAGTTTGTTGTTGCTAAGATCAAGTTGTGTGAGTTTGGTGAGGTTACCTAAGGATGTTGTAATTGTACCATTCAAAGGGTTATAACCCAAGTCAAGATATGTGAGCTTTGACAACTTGCCCAAAGATGTTGGGATGGTGCCACTCAAAGAGTTAGAACTCAAGGCAAGATTTGTGAGATCTGACAGCTTACCCAAAGATGTTGGGATGGTGCCACTCAAAGAGTTAGAACTCAAGGCAAGATTTGTGAGCTCTGACAGCTTACCCAAAGATGTTGGGATGGTGCCACTCAAAGAGTTATAACCCAAGTCAAGATCTGTGAGCTTTGACAACTTACCCAAAGATGTTGGTATGGTACCACTCAAAGAGTTTGAACTTAGATCACAATATCTGAGCTTTGACAGCTTGCCCAAAGATGTTGGAATTGTACCACTCAAAGAGTTAGAATGCAAGACAAGATATGTGAGCTTTGATAGCTCACCCAAAGATGTTGGAATGGTGCCACTCAAAGAGTTAGAGCTCAAGACAAGATATGTGAGCTTTGACAACTTGCCCAAAGATGTTGGAATGGTACCATTCAAAGAGTTATAACCCAAGTCAAGATATGTAAGCTTTGATAGCTTGCCCAAAGATGTTGGGATGGTGCCACTCAATGAGTTAAAACGCAAGACAAGATATGTGAGCTTTGACAGCTCACCCAAAGATGTTGGGATGGTGCCACTCAAAGAGTTTGAACTTAGATCACAATATCTGAGCTTTGACAGCTTGCCCAAGAAGCTTAGGATTGTACCATTCAAAGAGTTTCCACTCaaatcaagatatgcaagatttgACAGCTTACCCAAAGATGTAGGGATGGTACCACTAAAAGAGTCTTCACTTAGGATAAGATGTGTAAGTTTGGAGAGGTTACCCAAGAAGGTTGGGATTGTACCACTCAAAGAGTAATACCTGAGCTCAAAATATGCGAGCTTCGACAGCTCACCCAAAGACGTTGGAATGGTGCCATTCAAATTGTTTCCCCTTAGGACATTCAAATTGTCTCCCGTTAGGACAAGATGTGTGAGCTTGGAGAGGTTGCCCAAAAATGCTGGAAATGTACCATTCAAAGAGCTAGAactcagaccaacaaatgtgagcTTTGATAGCTTATTCAAAGATGTTGGAATTATGTCACTCAAAGAGTTCATACTGAGATCAAGATATGTGAGCTCTGACAGATTACCTAAAGATATTGGGATTGTAccattcaaaatattataatacaaATCAAGATAAGTTAAGCTGGACATATCACCAATCTCTCTTGGAATCTGGCCAATGAAGTAAGAGTCGTACAAGCTTAAATACCTCAAATTGTTGAGCTTGTGAAAGTGTGAAGGGATGGCAAGAGGAGGGTCGACGGCATTCGCAGTGAAGTTGAATCGCTGGAGATGCCGCAGTTGGAATAGTCCTCCACGAAGTTCCCTCCATGAGATGTAGGGCCAGAATTTAGAACGATCCCAGGAGGCATTAAGTGATTGAGGACTGAGATCTAAGGAAATGACGTGGGCAGTGATTGGGTGGCAGGTGATTCCTTCCCATGAGCAGCAGTTAAATCCCTTCCATGATTGCAGTGTGTtaaaagaggaagtgaagttgaGGCCCTGTTTGAAATCTAAGAGGGAATTCCTCTCATCCGCATGACATGCGGAGGAGAAGGGCATCATCAGCACTAATAGCAAGACCCACATCATCATCATTGCAGATTGCACAGCACTTCTCTATTCCTCCAAACAACTTGCTCCGTCTCTCTCTTGTAAAAATAATGGAAAATAAAGCTGATTTATAATTGTATTTCTCCTATTACTCGAAACAAATTCTACGTTTATTCTACGGGAGAAAGTGGGGGGAAAATCTCCTCCATTCAATTTTCCACACTCGTTTTGTATGTAGTTTGGGTCGTTGTGAATTGAATGCATTTTTAGCAATTCCCATACTTGTTCAAAGTTTTTAAGGTAACCCACGTTTTCTTTTAACCAAATCAACACAAACTTTTTCAACGACTTGTTGGCATAGAATATTCGTCGATCATTTAATGGGGAGGAAATGCCGTGTTTATTATGAGCAAGTGTTTGTAGCCAAGTCGGAGAAAATGACTGTTCTCGCACCAACTTACACCAACAAACATAACTTTACTCAGGTCAAATGCGTGGGTTTTCTCGCACGCTAAAGAAAAAGTGTCGAAAATAAACAGATTTTGAGGGTCAATAATCTGGTAAGTAGGTAGGTAATGACTCTTCTCCCACACAAAACAAAAGTGTGGAAAATGAAAGGAAAGTAGGTAGGTAATGTGGGCGTACATGCAGGGTAATGAAAATGCAAGTGGGAATGACGAAAATTAGGGTAATCAAATCTTCGTCGTTTGCTTCATTCGTCAAATTTAATTTGAATTCATCTCTTTTACAAGATAAAATTGTATTccaaacaaaaatgaaagaaaattgtgGAAAATAGAAGGAAAGCTTGCACGGAGAAAAttgtaaagtaattttattttttacTCTTTGCAAATGATAGCTCAgtttcatttatatttaacaactattattttattttatttttctttttttaattaaaggACATTTTAATTATAATGATAATGTATTAGTTTATTTTTAAATCCATGTTTAATAGATAAAATGTTATCTGAAAAAACTAATCATTgtcattacatttttgtttttgtttgaaaaTGTTAGGATATAAATGTGTGTAATGTATTTTGAAGAAAATTACAAATGCATTCATGTTAAGTTAATTGAAGTAGATCATGTAAATTTTGTAAACGAGCAAAAAGCATTCAAGGACGTTATATATTtgagaaaatatttcaaattttagcaACCTTTAGAAATGGATCTAATTAGTGTTGGGCCACATTCATGAAGAATTAATATACCTTGATAGACCATTATTAatcacaaaagaagaagaagaaaaagggtaGCAAATTTTTTTAGGTCaatttgttaggtcattatgatatgaGAGAACATGTGGATGAGATTGTGGATTATAACAGAATAAGATTGTGGAatgcgaagatcatttgtatgcgaatgttgtatcatgcaatgatctgtagatgtttgtaagacattcttggagggaaggagataccggtagaagtgttcggggtttatgaaccggtacaaagaaGCTccataaccggaactctttttgacatagcagatgcattttgtgagttcatctttattgttttacttcagcagaagcttgtagtcagtgagactctttagtgatgagcagtgtgtcttcctgcatgtgcaggtcccctctctatgtaatatctttcatatggccagtgaattgatattgtgggtcacaaatcccaccgtggtttttcatctttgaggttttccacgtataactttgtgtgttatggtgttcattcatgtggatggtttatttgcttcaagttatatgtttattcatttaccggttttatgtgtatgttataaaagcataaaatcttatcttaccgacagaacattgattcaccccccctctcaatgttcttggatcccaacactctcaagtctctctctctctctctctctctctctctctctctctctctctcactcaagtgtctctctctcccattctctccctccctcatctTCTAtattccctctctctttctccctctaattctttccctcccctctctctctctcatattatctccctctctttccatatttccctctctccctcccccatcatctctcttccctctcccttccattatttccatctctctctctctctctctctctctctctctctctctctctctctctctctctctctctctcgcgctccctttctctttttctctcaagtatctctccctctcaccctctctttctctctcaggtctctctttctctctttccttgtctccctcccccatcctctctcttccctttccctctctccattccaagcctaacctaagagagagagagacctatgaGATAAAGAGAGAGATCTAAGAAAGACATAGAGAGaataagtgagagggaggaagggatgggaaATGGGTAAGGGACTAGAGAGAGggcccaagtgagagagagggagggaggaagggatgggttgagagagagaggtttatggaaagagaggaagagaccaaagatagagatagagagagcccaTGTGGGAGAGAGGGAGGTAGGAAGGGAGGGGTGGATAGAGAGAGAGccaaagtgagagagagggagaaagggagggGTTGAGGCAGGGAGGGAGGAAGACAGGGttatctctctctcaagtctctccctctctttttctcaacccctaccttctcccctctctctctctccccccctctctctctctccccctctctcgctTAGGTTCTCTCTCTGGGATCTCTTCCTAGTACATCCCTCTCTTTCCATAAACCCCTATGTCTCTCTTACTTGAgctctctctttggtctctccccCTCTTTTCATCAATGCCCCCTCTCCTTCCTTTCTATCAAccactcccttcctccctccatctctctccctcgttggtctctctctctccctaatattttcttttctttccatcaaccataaagagggagagagatagaggtaaagagagggggagagagagaggtaaagagagggagggagagagagggagggagaaagagagagggtggAAGGTAGGGGTTGAGGAAGAGACTAGAGGGAGAGAAAACCCAAGTgcgagagagagagggtggaaggtAGGGGTTGcaaagaaagagagggagagaccagagAGAGAATGATGATTACTATATTATACCACCTAATATCATGCTATGTGGCACAATACTAGGTCCCAAAAGGTGCATAACAAAATTGCTAGTAAGTGCATAAAAAATGCTTTATGATATCATTTAAGCTTCCAAAATAAGACGACATCATTGCAATCTAATTTTCACATACACTGGCCTACATTATGAtatgaaataaaatgaaaaagcTATCCACTCcaagaaaatatttttttccaaaagaGCAGAATTTTGTGGTAATTCAATCAAAATTCAAGCTGAGGTACAATAAAGACACCAGCCAAAAGCAATTTTGTCTAAATCTCATCTATTGACTATAATGAAGTGTGATGAATTTCAattacatatattaaaaaaaatacattttcaaAATTACAATGAGACCTTTTCAAATCCCATTGCAACAAGATTTTGAATGGCTTCAACATGATTTTGCACATTAACCTGCATAAATGATTTAAAGTATTGAGTTTTTCTTCGAAGTGTTGACATTATTAATATTGTGCCACATAACACTATATATCTtcacaacaattggtatcagagcttggttttTAGTGTAGAA from Cryptomeria japonica chromosome 3, Sugi_1.0, whole genome shotgun sequence harbors:
- the LOC131049090 gene encoding receptor-like protein 19, which translates into the protein MTYLETLKLGLNGLKGNIPSSLGNCSSLEILDLRNNNIHGGISTWIENLKKLRILVLKSNIFVGQIPSELSNLQNLQILDMSSNKFSGIIRSGFMKSSAMANQTENTETIELNTTNVGRIYIDSIIIKNKAQDMEYARTLRLVKSLDLSYNNLSGKIPWDIESLKGLIILNVSRNQFSGEIPKSLGSMVQLESLDLSKNELCGVFPAELQYLTYLSYFDVSHNNLSGVIPQGGQMMTFDSSSFSNNLDLCGLQINVSCSENHIASSSDDEKNKEVFEEDIWWDLGMGMGYTFGFSTLIWVLCFSKSWSVKCFRIMDKIIDSLSQTFKEKLYQQLKTSLYKSDKANFYASSAQSYIAEPLMTGGVVLQGLSMDGQAEITGDRKIVQNRRKDELVDIGPIALNDLPGLVNCTEHKTGIILSQRQFTIQWTVFRCSRLNNAGLRQQSLLGKHRLIGFFRIDANGRKDVNKNTSTLNIKAQDADTMGISSVSGFESASLNKMLISCLAGNTKSTVESNADRKIVENKREDELADIGSIAWDDLPKLLNCTENMKRRDTDQFSHSINSEFR
- the LOC131874558 gene encoding LRR receptor-like serine/threonine-protein kinase GSO1, with translation MMMMWVLLLVLMMPFSSACHADERNSLLDFKQGLNFTSSFNTLQSWKGFNCCSWEGITCHPITAHVISLDLSPQSLNASWDRSKFWPYISWRELRGGLFQLRHLQRFNFTANAVDPPLAIPSHFHKLNNLRYLSLYDSYFIGQIPREIGDMSSLTYLDLYYNILNGTIPISLGNLSELTYLDLSMNSLSDIIPTSLNKLSKLTFVGLSSSSLNGTFPAFLGNLSKLTHLVLTGDNLNVLRGNNLNGTIPTSLGELSKLAYFELRYYSLSGTIPTFLGNLSKLTHLILSEDSFSGTIPTSLGKLSNLAYLDLSGNSLNGTILSFLGKLSKLRYCDLSSNSLSGTIPTSLGELSKLTYLVLRFNSLSGTIPTSLGKLSKLTYLDLGYNSLNGTIPTSLGKLSKLTYLVLSSNSLSGTIPTSLGELSKLTYLVLHSNSLSGTIPTSLGKLSKLRYCDLSSNSLSGTIPTSLGKLSKLTDLDLGYNSLSGTIPTSLGKLSELTNLALSSNSLSGTIPTSLGKLSDLTNLALSSNSLSGTIPTSLGKLSKLTYLDLGYNPLNGTITTSLGNLTKLTQLDLSNNKLKGDYTFSFFDKIPNIQGLYLSRNMLTIKANDTYIPNFQLQYLYLGSCNIQGGFPAFISTQYLLHYLDFSQNSLTGNIPNWLWDSMPLYYVNLSSNQFVGSLPLKPLGFEHNYHQSSTIDLHNNQLQGNIFLPLQNVNLSENLFDGPIPSGIGKYGQSLSFLSLSKNNLSGVIPHSICESRNL